A genomic stretch from Mycobacterium malmoense includes:
- a CDS encoding urease accessory protein UreF, with translation MTSLATLLTLADSRLPAGAHVHSGGMEEAVASGLVANLETLEAFLHRRIRSHGLVTASIAAAVHRGDLSVGDADQEADARTPAPAARWASRSQGRGLARLARRVWPHARWDDIGPHPHLAVAAGRVGAVGDLSPDQTALAIVYTTMTGSATAGQRLLALDPADVAALTFRLAGPCERTATEATTGLADLSDPLLDALAQRHAERERPLFAS, from the coding sequence ATGACCTCCCTCGCGACACTGCTCACGCTTGCGGACTCGCGACTGCCGGCCGGTGCCCACGTGCACTCCGGCGGTATGGAAGAGGCCGTCGCCAGTGGCCTGGTGGCCAACCTGGAGACGCTAGAAGCCTTCTTGCACAGGAGGATCCGCAGTCACGGGTTGGTCACCGCGTCGATCGCCGCGGCGGTGCATCGGGGTGACCTCAGCGTCGGCGATGCCGATCAGGAGGCCGATGCCCGCACGCCGGCCCCGGCGGCACGGTGGGCGTCGCGCAGCCAGGGCCGGGGACTGGCACGACTGGCACGACGGGTATGGCCGCACGCCCGGTGGGACGACATCGGCCCCCACCCACACCTTGCCGTCGCTGCAGGACGGGTCGGCGCCGTGGGTGACCTGAGCCCCGACCAGACCGCGCTGGCGATCGTCTACACCACGATGACCGGCTCGGCTACGGCCGGCCAGCGGCTGCTGGCTTTGGACCCGGCCGACGTGGCGGCCCTGACGTTCCGGCTCGCGGGCCCATGCGAACGCACCGCCACGGAAGCAACCACAGGCCTGGCCGACTTGTCCGATCCGTTGCTCGACGCGCTGGCGCAGCGCCACGCCGAACGCGAGCGGCCCCTATTCGCATCCTGA
- a CDS encoding LLM class F420-dependent oxidoreductase, whose protein sequence is MAIRLGLQIPNFSYGTGVEQLFPTVIAQAREAESAGFDSVFVMDHLYQLPMLGDPDQPMLEAYTALGALATATERVQLGTLVTGNTYRNPALLAKIITTLDVVSQGRAILGIGTGWFQLEHDQLGYEFGTFTDRFNRLDEALQIILPMIKGERATFSGTWYRTDEAMAEPRFRDHIPLMIGGSGEKKTIPLAARHFDHLNVIAGFDELPAKLKIVQQRCEDVGRDPATLETSTLTTVVIDENFKPDQIPAEMTQRMVVGSAESVADQIKTKVLDAGIDGLIINIPFYTPGVIHAAGEALHPLVGL, encoded by the coding sequence GTGGCTATTCGACTTGGTTTGCAGATTCCCAACTTCTCCTACGGCACCGGGGTGGAGCAACTCTTCCCCACCGTCATCGCCCAGGCCCGCGAGGCCGAATCGGCCGGATTCGACTCGGTTTTCGTCATGGACCACCTCTACCAACTGCCCATGTTGGGCGACCCCGACCAGCCGATGCTGGAGGCCTACACGGCCCTGGGCGCGCTGGCCACCGCTACCGAACGGGTGCAGCTGGGCACCTTGGTGACCGGCAACACCTACCGCAATCCGGCCCTGCTGGCCAAGATCATCACCACCCTCGACGTGGTGAGCCAGGGCCGGGCGATTTTAGGCATCGGCACCGGTTGGTTCCAGCTCGAACACGATCAGCTGGGATACGAGTTCGGCACCTTCACCGACAGGTTCAACCGGCTCGACGAGGCGCTGCAGATCATCCTCCCGATGATCAAGGGCGAGCGAGCGACCTTCTCCGGCACGTGGTACCGCACCGACGAGGCGATGGCCGAGCCGCGGTTCCGCGACCACATCCCGCTGATGATCGGCGGCAGCGGTGAGAAAAAGACCATCCCGCTCGCCGCGCGTCACTTCGACCACCTCAATGTCATCGCCGGGTTCGACGAGCTGCCCGCCAAGCTCAAGATTGTGCAGCAGCGATGCGAGGACGTCGGCCGCGATCCGGCGACGCTGGAAACCAGCACGCTGACCACGGTGGTTATCGACGAGAACTTCAAGCCGGACCAGATCCCCGCCGAGATGACCCAGCGCATGGTGGTGGGTAGCGCCGAGTCGGTCGCTGACCAGATCAAGACCAAGGTGTTGGACGCGGGAATCGACGGGCTGATCATCAACATTCCCTTCTATACACCGGGTGTCATCCACGCGGCCGGGGAAGCGCTGCACCCGCTGGTCGGCCTGTAA
- a CDS encoding NAD(P)/FAD-dependent oxidoreductase, with product MSPHPETTAGPERRHQVVIIGSGFGGLNAAKKLKHANVDIKLIARTTHHLFQPLLYQVATGIISEGEIAPPTRVVLRKQRNVQVLLGNVTGIDLANQTVVSDLLGHTYETSYDSLIVAAGAGQSYFGNDHFAEFAPGMKSIDDALELRGRILSAFEQAERSNDPERRKKLLTFTVVGAGPTGVEMAGQIAELAEHTLKGAFRHIDSTKARVILLDAAPAVLPPMGEKLGQRAAARLQKLGVEIQLGAMVTDVDRNGITVKDSDGTIRRIESACKVWSAGVQASGLGRDLAEQSSVELDRAGRVKVLPDLSVPGHPNVFVVGDMAAVEGVPGVAQGAIQGAKYVANTIKAELGGADPAAREPFQYFDKGSMATVSRFSAVAKIGPLEFSGFIAWLMWLVLHLVYLIGFKTKITTLLSWTVTFLSTRRGQLTITDQQAFARTRLEQLAELAAEARGSAGTARVAS from the coding sequence ATGAGCCCCCATCCAGAAACCACAGCTGGACCGGAGCGTCGTCATCAAGTCGTCATCATCGGATCGGGATTCGGCGGGCTGAATGCGGCAAAGAAGCTTAAGCACGCCAACGTCGACATCAAGTTGATCGCGCGCACCACCCACCACCTTTTCCAGCCATTGCTGTACCAGGTGGCCACCGGGATCATCTCCGAGGGAGAGATCGCTCCGCCCACCCGGGTCGTGCTGCGCAAACAGCGCAACGTCCAGGTGCTGCTGGGCAACGTCACCGGCATCGACCTGGCCAACCAGACCGTGGTGTCCGACTTGCTCGGCCACACCTACGAAACCTCCTACGACAGCCTGATCGTCGCCGCGGGCGCCGGCCAGTCGTACTTCGGCAACGACCACTTCGCCGAATTCGCGCCGGGCATGAAATCGATCGACGACGCGCTGGAGTTGCGTGGCCGGATTTTGAGCGCCTTCGAACAGGCCGAGCGGTCGAACGACCCGGAGCGCCGCAAGAAGCTGCTGACGTTCACCGTGGTCGGCGCCGGTCCCACCGGCGTCGAGATGGCCGGGCAGATCGCCGAGTTGGCCGAACACACCCTGAAGGGTGCGTTCCGGCACATCGACTCCACCAAGGCGCGGGTGATCCTGCTCGACGCCGCGCCCGCGGTGTTGCCGCCGATGGGCGAAAAGCTCGGTCAGCGGGCGGCCGCACGGTTGCAGAAGCTGGGCGTCGAGATCCAACTGGGTGCGATGGTCACCGACGTGGACCGCAACGGCATCACGGTCAAGGACTCCGACGGCACCATCCGGCGCATCGAGTCCGCCTGCAAAGTCTGGTCCGCGGGCGTCCAGGCCAGCGGGTTGGGCAGGGACCTCGCCGAGCAGTCGTCGGTCGAGCTCGACCGGGCCGGGCGGGTCAAGGTGCTGCCGGACCTGTCCGTCCCCGGGCATCCCAACGTGTTCGTCGTCGGCGACATGGCCGCCGTCGAGGGCGTGCCGGGCGTGGCGCAGGGCGCCATCCAGGGTGCCAAGTACGTCGCCAACACGATCAAGGCCGAACTCGGCGGGGCCGACCCGGCGGCGCGTGAGCCCTTCCAGTACTTCGACAAGGGGTCCATGGCCACGGTGTCGCGGTTTTCCGCGGTGGCCAAGATCGGTCCGCTGGAGTTCAGCGGCTTCATCGCCTGGCTGATGTGGCTGGTGCTGCACCTGGTGTACCTGATCGGGTTCAAGACCAAGATCACCACGCTGCTGTCCTGGACGGTGACCTTCCTGAGCACCCGGCGCGGCCAGCTGACCATCACCGACCAGCAGGCCTTCGCGCGCACGCGGCTCGAACAACTGGCCGAACTGGCCGCCGAGGCCCGCGGCTCGGCGGGAACCGCTCGGGTGGCCAGTTAA
- a CDS encoding ABC transporter permease encodes MHRPTDLPRWVYIPAAVGTVFVALPLVAIAVKVDWPNFWSLITSSSSKTALLLSLKTATASTALCVVLGVPMAVVLARSGARLVRLLRPLILLPLVLPPVVGGIALLYAFGRLGLIGQYLEAAGISIAFSTTAVVLAQTFVSLPFLVISLEGAARTAGADYEVVAATLGARPSTVWWRVTLPLLLPGMVSGAVLAFARSLGEFGATLTFAGSRQGVTRTLPLEIYLQRVTDANAAVALSILLVAVAALVVLGLGARRLTGTDAR; translated from the coding sequence GTGCACCGGCCTACGGACCTGCCCCGCTGGGTGTATATTCCCGCCGCCGTGGGGACCGTCTTCGTGGCGCTGCCGCTCGTGGCGATCGCGGTCAAGGTCGACTGGCCGAATTTCTGGTCACTGATCACCAGCTCGTCGTCGAAGACGGCGCTGCTGCTCAGTCTGAAGACCGCCACCGCCAGCACCGCGCTGTGCGTGGTACTGGGAGTGCCGATGGCGGTGGTGCTGGCCCGCAGCGGGGCGCGCCTGGTGCGGTTGCTGCGACCGCTAATCCTGCTGCCGCTGGTGCTGCCGCCGGTGGTGGGTGGCATTGCACTGCTCTACGCGTTCGGCCGGCTCGGATTGATCGGGCAGTACCTGGAGGCCGCCGGCATCAGCATCGCGTTCAGCACCACCGCCGTGGTGTTGGCCCAGACGTTCGTCTCGCTGCCGTTTCTGGTGATTTCCCTCGAAGGCGCCGCCCGCACCGCGGGAGCCGACTACGAGGTGGTGGCCGCGACGCTGGGCGCACGCCCCAGCACGGTGTGGTGGCGAGTCACCCTGCCGCTGCTGCTGCCGGGCATGGTGTCGGGCGCGGTGCTGGCGTTCGCCCGCTCGCTGGGGGAGTTCGGCGCGACACTGACGTTTGCCGGTTCCCGGCAAGGGGTGACCCGCACCCTGCCGCTGGAGATCTACCTGCAGCGGGTGACCGACGCGAACGCGGCCGTGGCGTTGTCGATCCTGCTGGTAGCGGTGGCGGCGTTGGTGGTGCTGGGCCTGGGCGCCCGCCGGTTGACCGGGACCGATGCCAGGTAG
- a CDS encoding urease accessory protein UreD translates to MRSRVLLVASRDRLPRIQCCGGVAARCTRPDTVHLVSAAATPLGGDTIDIRVIVEQGARLKLRSAAATVVLPGPGTPTSRASWEIEIAGSLDVDLEPTVVAAAAAHLSSVALCLRDEGRVRLRERVQIGRSGEREGFWSGSLHADLPDRPLLRHRVELGTGSLADDAIAAPRAAINELRYPANDFSATSIDNGSTVLTLAGGGILSTWQADRLPG, encoded by the coding sequence ATGCGCTCCCGCGTCCTGCTGGTCGCATCCCGGGACCGGTTGCCGCGCATTCAATGCTGCGGCGGTGTGGCCGCCCGCTGCACCCGGCCCGACACGGTGCACCTGGTGTCGGCGGCCGCCACCCCGTTGGGCGGGGACACCATCGACATCCGCGTGATCGTCGAACAAGGCGCCCGGCTGAAACTGCGCAGCGCCGCGGCCACCGTAGTCTTGCCCGGGCCGGGCACGCCGACGTCGCGCGCAAGCTGGGAGATCGAGATCGCCGGCAGCCTCGACGTGGACCTCGAGCCCACCGTGGTCGCGGCCGCGGCCGCGCACCTGTCCAGCGTGGCCCTGTGCCTGCGCGACGAGGGCCGCGTCCGATTGCGCGAGCGGGTGCAGATTGGCAGATCCGGTGAGCGGGAAGGGTTTTGGTCGGGGTCTCTGCACGCCGACTTGCCCGATCGTCCGCTGCTGCGGCACCGGGTGGAACTGGGCACCGGCTCGCTGGCCGACGACGCCATCGCGGCCCCGCGTGCCGCGATCAACGAATTACGTTATCCTGCAAATGATTTCAGTGCAACCAGCATTGACAACGGATCGACCGTGCTGACGTTGGCGGGTGGCGGGATTCTGAGCACCTGGCAGGCCGACCGGCTGCCCGGTTAA
- a CDS encoding sulfate/molybdate ABC transporter ATP-binding protein: MSKLQLRAVVAERHVDVEFSVSADEVLAVLGPNGAGKSTALHVIAGLVRPDEGVVRLGDRVLTDTATGVNVATHDRRVGLLLQDPLLFPHMSVAANVAFGPHSRRGMFRSARAHQRATALRWLREVDSEQFAARKPRQLSGGQAQRVAVARALAAEPDVLLLDEPLTGLDVAAAAGIRAMLRAVVRRTGCAVILVTHDLLDVFTLADRVLVLESGRIAETGPVADVLTAPRSHFGARIAGINLVNGTVGPDGSLRSRSGTRWHAIPAQQMRDQLGPGSNAVAVFPPTAVAVYRDRPHGSPRNTVEVTVAELGIRGSAVLVRGQEQPDGAPGLAAEITVDAAAELRLTPGERVWFSVKAHEVTLYPAPR; encoded by the coding sequence GTGAGCAAGTTGCAGCTTCGCGCCGTTGTCGCGGAACGCCATGTGGACGTGGAGTTTTCGGTGTCCGCGGACGAGGTGCTGGCCGTGCTCGGACCCAACGGCGCGGGCAAGTCGACAGCCCTGCACGTCATCGCCGGCCTGGTGCGCCCCGACGAGGGCGTGGTGCGGTTGGGGGATCGGGTGTTGACCGACACGGCGACCGGGGTGAACGTGGCGACGCACGACCGCCGGGTGGGGCTGCTGTTACAGGACCCATTGTTGTTTCCGCACATGAGCGTTGCCGCCAACGTGGCGTTCGGACCACACAGCCGCCGGGGAATGTTCCGCTCGGCTCGCGCCCACCAGAGAGCGACGGCGCTGCGCTGGCTGCGCGAGGTGGATTCCGAGCAGTTCGCCGCTCGAAAACCGCGGCAACTCTCCGGCGGCCAAGCCCAGCGAGTCGCGGTCGCGCGGGCGTTGGCGGCCGAGCCCGACGTGCTGTTGCTCGACGAGCCGCTGACGGGGCTCGATGTCGCCGCGGCCGCGGGCATCCGCGCGATGCTGCGCGCCGTGGTCCGCCGCACCGGCTGTGCGGTAATCCTGGTCACCCACGACCTGCTGGACGTGTTCACACTGGCCGATCGAGTGCTGGTGCTCGAATCCGGAAGGATCGCCGAGACCGGCCCGGTGGCCGACGTGCTCACCGCGCCGCGCAGTCATTTCGGGGCCCGGATCGCGGGCATCAACCTGGTCAACGGGACCGTCGGCCCCGACGGCTCGCTGCGCTCCCGCTCGGGCACACGCTGGCACGCGATCCCAGCCCAACAAATGCGCGACCAGCTCGGCCCCGGGTCGAACGCGGTCGCGGTGTTCCCGCCCACCGCGGTGGCCGTGTATCGAGACCGGCCGCACGGAAGCCCGCGCAATACGGTTGAGGTGACCGTGGCGGAGCTGGGCATCCGCGGGTCGGCGGTCTTGGTGCGGGGCCAAGAGCAGCCTGACGGGGCGCCTGGCCTGGCCGCGGAAATCACGGTCGACGCCGCCGCGGAGCTGCGGCTGACGCCCGGGGAGCGGGTCTGGTTCTCCGTCAAAGCTCATGAGGTGACGTTGTATCCGGCGCCTCGATGA
- a CDS encoding GlsB/YeaQ/YmgE family stress response membrane protein, translating to MNVMAATEYLARSTTLTSVGVIGYIIIGGIAGWVASKIVKGSGSGILMDIVIGIVGALIGGFILSFFVNTAGGGLIFTFFTALLGAVILLWIVGMVRRT from the coding sequence ATGAACGTCATGGCAGCGACCGAATATCTTGCCCGCTCCACCACGCTGACGAGCGTCGGGGTGATTGGTTACATCATCATCGGTGGTATCGCGGGCTGGGTAGCCAGCAAGATCGTCAAGGGCAGCGGATCCGGAATCTTGATGGACATCGTGATCGGCATCGTGGGCGCGCTGATTGGTGGCTTCATCCTGAGCTTCTTCGTCAACACCGCGGGCGGCGGCCTCATATTCACCTTCTTCACCGCGCTGCTCGGCGCGGTGATCCTGCTCTGGATCGTCGGCATGGTGCGACGGACCTAG
- a CDS encoding alanine and proline-rich secreted protein Apa, which yields MDQVDPNSTCRQVPWATLAIAAVTSAFAVAIALPPTSNADPEPAPPPPSTTVAAPPPAPATATPPPPPGAPGSPQAQPGDPNAAPPPPIDPNAPPPPADPNAPPPPAVDPNAGRIGNAVGGFSFVLPAGWVESDASHLDYGSELLSKTTGQPPMPGQPPPVANDTRVVMGRLDQKLYASAEANDAKAAVRLGSDMGEFFMPYPGTRINQETTPLTGANGITGSASYYEVKFSDPSKPNGQIWTGVVGSPAATTPNAGPPQRWFVVWLGTSNDPVDRGAAKALAESIQPWIAPPPAPSPEAPAPVPGAPAPPPAPGAPAPPPAPGQAPAGEVTPTPTSAPRAVLPA from the coding sequence ATGGATCAGGTGGACCCGAACTCGACGTGTCGCCAAGTACCGTGGGCGACGCTGGCGATTGCGGCGGTGACCAGCGCTTTTGCCGTCGCCATCGCATTGCCGCCGACCTCGAACGCCGATCCGGAGCCCGCACCCCCGCCGCCGTCGACCACTGTGGCGGCACCGCCACCCGCGCCAGCAACCGCGACGCCCCCGCCGCCTCCGGGCGCCCCCGGCTCGCCGCAGGCCCAACCGGGTGATCCCAACGCGGCGCCACCGCCACCAATCGATCCCAACGCGCCGCCGCCACCAGCCGATCCGAACGCGCCCCCGCCACCGGCCGTGGACCCGAACGCCGGCCGGATCGGCAATGCCGTCGGCGGATTTAGCTTCGTCCTTCCGGCGGGCTGGGTGGAGTCAGACGCGTCCCACCTCGACTACGGCTCGGAGTTGCTGAGCAAGACCACCGGCCAGCCGCCGATGCCCGGGCAGCCGCCGCCGGTTGCCAACGACACCCGGGTCGTGATGGGCCGGCTGGACCAAAAGCTTTACGCCAGTGCCGAAGCCAACGACGCCAAGGCCGCGGTCCGGCTGGGCTCGGACATGGGCGAGTTTTTCATGCCGTATCCCGGCACCCGGATCAACCAGGAAACCACCCCGCTGACCGGCGCCAATGGGATCACCGGAAGCGCGTCGTACTACGAGGTCAAATTCAGCGATCCGTCCAAGCCAAACGGCCAGATCTGGACGGGTGTAGTCGGCTCGCCCGCGGCGACCACGCCTAACGCCGGGCCCCCGCAGCGCTGGTTCGTGGTCTGGCTCGGGACCTCGAACGACCCGGTGGACAGGGGCGCGGCCAAGGCACTGGCCGAGTCGATCCAGCCGTGGATAGCCCCGCCGCCGGCACCGTCTCCGGAAGCCCCCGCTCCGGTCCCAGGCGCACCGGCGCCCCCACCGGCACCCGGTGCACCGGCTCCGCCCCCAGCTCCGGGCCAAGCGCCCGCGGGAGAAGTCACCCCGACTCCTACATCGGCACCGCGGGCGGTCTTACCGGCCTAA
- the modA gene encoding molybdate ABC transporter substrate-binding protein, with protein sequence MRRIRILAGLVSTMLVAGLVACGSKSPSSSPSQPSQSSGSIVVFAAASLKSAFTQIGQQFKTDNPGDGVEFEFAGSSELATQLTQGATADVFASADTAQMDTVAKAGLLAGNPTNFASNTLVIVTAPGNPKGIGSFADLTKPGLNLVTCQQPVPCGSATQRIEDSTRVRLNPVSEEPSVTDVLNKVTTGQADAGLVYVTDAHSAGNKVTTVNFPEAAGAVNVYPIAVLKKAPLPTLAQKFVALVTSDTGQKILAQLGFQKPQAKP encoded by the coding sequence ATGCGGCGGATCCGGATCCTGGCCGGTTTGGTATCGACGATGCTGGTAGCGGGCCTGGTGGCATGCGGTTCGAAATCACCCTCGTCGTCACCTTCCCAGCCGTCGCAGTCCTCCGGATCGATCGTGGTATTCGCCGCGGCCTCGCTGAAGTCCGCGTTCACCCAGATCGGTCAGCAGTTTAAAACCGACAATCCCGGCGACGGTGTCGAGTTCGAGTTCGCCGGCTCCTCGGAGCTCGCGACTCAGTTGACTCAAGGCGCGACGGCCGATGTGTTCGCGTCGGCCGACACCGCGCAGATGGACACGGTTGCCAAGGCCGGGTTGCTGGCCGGCAATCCGACGAACTTCGCCTCCAACACGCTGGTCATCGTCACCGCGCCGGGCAACCCCAAAGGGATCGGATCCTTCGCCGACCTCACCAAGCCCGGGCTCAACCTGGTGACCTGCCAGCAGCCGGTGCCGTGCGGATCGGCTACCCAGCGCATCGAGGACAGCACGCGGGTGCGCCTCAACCCGGTCAGTGAGGAACCCAGCGTGACCGACGTCCTCAACAAGGTCACCACCGGGCAGGCCGACGCAGGACTGGTCTATGTCACCGACGCCCACAGCGCCGGAAACAAAGTGACCACCGTTAACTTTCCGGAGGCCGCCGGTGCGGTGAATGTCTATCCCATCGCGGTGTTGAAGAAGGCGCCGCTGCCGACGCTGGCGCAGAAGTTCGTGGCCCTGGTGACGTCCGACACCGGCCAGAAGATCTTGGCCCAATTGGGCTTTCAGAAACCGCAAGCCAAGCCCTGA
- the ureG gene encoding urease accessory protein UreG, whose protein sequence is MHDHPHPHVPVDRPKRLRRPGEPLRVGVGGPVGSGKTALVAALCRQLRGELSLAVLTNDIYTTEDADFLRKNAVLPDDRIVAVQTGGCPHTAIRDDITANLDAIDDLIAAHDALDLILVESGGDNLTATFSSGLVDVQIFVIDVAGGDKVPRKGGPGVTYSDLLVINKTDLAPLVGADLQVMADDADAVRDGRPTVLQSLAEDPAATDVLAWVRAQLREPVGL, encoded by the coding sequence ATGCACGACCATCCGCACCCGCACGTTCCAGTCGACCGTCCAAAAAGGCTCCGGCGGCCGGGCGAGCCGCTGCGCGTCGGCGTCGGGGGACCGGTCGGCTCCGGCAAGACCGCGCTGGTCGCCGCGCTGTGCCGGCAGTTGCGGGGCGAGCTGTCGCTGGCGGTGCTGACCAACGACATCTACACCACCGAAGACGCCGACTTCCTGCGCAAGAATGCGGTGCTGCCCGACGACCGGATCGTGGCCGTGCAGACCGGGGGCTGCCCGCACACCGCGATCCGCGACGACATCACCGCGAATCTGGATGCCATCGACGACCTGATCGCCGCCCACGACGCGCTCGACCTGATTTTGGTCGAATCCGGCGGCGACAACCTGACGGCCACCTTCTCGTCGGGGCTGGTGGACGTCCAGATCTTCGTCATCGACGTGGCCGGCGGCGACAAGGTGCCGCGCAAGGGTGGACCCGGGGTGACCTACTCGGACCTGTTGGTAATCAACAAGACTGACCTAGCACCGCTGGTGGGCGCCGACCTGCAGGTGATGGCCGACGACGCCGACGCGGTGCGTGACGGCCGGCCCACGGTGCTGCAGTCGCTGGCCGAGGACCCGGCCGCGACGGACGTGCTGGCGTGGGTTCGCGCCCAACTGCGCGAGCCGGTCGGCCTTTGA
- a CDS encoding AAA family ATPase, which produces MFEWARARIAELIGLAEAKEQFAVWCTALQINQGRVEHDSAVTLRTGNHMAFLGAPGTAKTTFARVIGEVLFGVGTLTRPDITVVSAHDIVEGDLWRGAARMRDVCEEARGGVLLIDEAYRLDPDTDCRAFGVEAITTLLACMAAYRNGLVVILAGYPGPMRDFLTAHTGLAARFPVTVTFASYTPEEIVALGRRLAGKKHLVVEDSAWELLGAEATRLRSIPYGPGTLLDVAGNARYVGEVIAVCRRARTRRLRRLAPSPRDLEQLVRTDPSILNVTAADMGRAITASHPAVTP; this is translated from the coding sequence GTGTTTGAGTGGGCGCGGGCGCGTATCGCTGAGTTGATCGGTTTGGCCGAGGCGAAAGAACAATTCGCGGTGTGGTGCACCGCGCTGCAAATCAACCAGGGCCGTGTCGAACACGACAGCGCGGTGACATTGCGTACCGGAAACCACATGGCGTTTCTGGGCGCGCCGGGCACGGCGAAAACGACGTTCGCCCGGGTCATCGGTGAGGTGTTGTTCGGGGTGGGCACCCTCACGCGCCCGGATATCACCGTGGTCAGCGCCCACGACATCGTCGAGGGTGACCTCTGGCGCGGCGCGGCCAGGATGAGGGATGTGTGCGAGGAGGCGCGTGGTGGGGTGCTGTTGATCGACGAGGCCTACCGGCTGGACCCGGACACCGACTGCCGCGCTTTCGGTGTGGAGGCGATCACCACACTGCTGGCCTGCATGGCGGCATACCGCAACGGACTTGTGGTCATCCTCGCCGGCTACCCCGGCCCGATGCGCGACTTCTTGACAGCCCACACCGGGTTGGCCGCCCGGTTCCCCGTCACCGTGACTTTCGCCAGCTACACCCCCGAGGAGATCGTGGCTCTTGGGCGCCGCTTGGCTGGCAAGAAGCATCTGGTTGTCGAGGACAGTGCGTGGGAGCTGTTGGGTGCCGAAGCGACCCGGCTGCGGTCAATCCCGTACGGCCCCGGGACGCTGCTGGACGTTGCCGGCAACGCCCGCTACGTCGGTGAGGTGATCGCGGTGTGTCGGCGTGCGCGGACCCGCCGACTGCGCAGACTGGCGCCCAGCCCCCGCGACCTCGAACAACTCGTGCGCACCGACCCCAGCATCCTCAACGTCACCGCCGCCGACATGGGACGCGCAATCACCGCATCCCACCCAGCCGTGACACCCTAA
- a CDS encoding SDR family oxidoreductase, with translation MAVEVLVTGGDTELGRTVAEGFRDDGHKVTLVGARRSDLEVAAKELDVDAIVCDTTDPASLEEARGLFPHHLDTIVNVPAPSWNTGDPRTYSMADTAKAWRNALDATVLSVVLTVQAIGDHLRSGGSVVSVVTENPPAGSVDAAVKAALSNWIAGQAGIFGTRGITVNAVASGRGAQAGYEGLSRTPPPVAAEVARLALFLTTPAARHITGQTLHVSHGALTRFA, from the coding sequence GTGGCAGTGGAGGTGCTGGTCACCGGCGGAGACACCGAGCTCGGGCGCACGGTAGCCGAGGGCTTTCGCGATGACGGTCACAAGGTGACCCTCGTGGGCGCTCGCCGCAGCGACCTGGAGGTCGCCGCCAAAGAACTCGACGTGGACGCGATTGTCTGCGACACCACCGATCCGGCCAGCCTCGAGGAGGCTCGCGGGTTGTTCCCGCATCACCTCGACACCATCGTCAACGTGCCGGCGCCGTCGTGGAACACCGGGGACCCGCGCACCTACTCGATGGCCGACACGGCCAAGGCATGGCGCAATGCGCTCGATGCGACAGTGCTTTCGGTGGTGCTGACCGTGCAGGCCATCGGCGATCATCTTCGTTCCGGTGGCTCGGTCGTCAGCGTGGTGACCGAGAACCCGCCCGCCGGTAGCGTCGACGCCGCCGTCAAAGCGGCACTTTCGAACTGGATCGCCGGGCAGGCGGGCATTTTCGGCACCCGCGGGATCACGGTCAATGCGGTGGCCAGCGGGCGCGGCGCCCAAGCCGGTTACGAGGGCCTTTCGCGCACGCCGCCACCGGTCGCAGCGGAGGTCGCCCGCTTGGCGCTGTTCCTCACCACGCCCGCGGCGCGCCACATCACCGGCCAGACGCTGCACGTCAGCCACGGCGCACTGACTCGTTTCGCCTGA